The following coding sequences lie in one Apium graveolens cultivar Ventura chromosome 3, ASM990537v1, whole genome shotgun sequence genomic window:
- the LOC141713648 gene encoding SPX domain-containing protein 1-like has translation MKFGKSLSNQIEETLPEWRDKFLSYKELKKRLKLINPPVPAVVDDSTRPEKRRRFSAGENMSDEEIDFLNLLEDELEKFNSFFVEKEEEYIIRLKDLRDRVASAKDWSEEMIDVRKEIVDFHGEMVLLENYSALNYTGLVKILKKYDKRTGALLRLPFIQKVVQQPFFTTDLLYKLVKECEAMLDGLFPMAELPPSSEIVNKDDTLTPLPTKNDDTAGIAKDLADIEYMKSLYMKSTISALRSLKEIRSGSSTVSAFSLPPLQISGREDAWIQTPVLPQEAK, from the exons ATGAAGTTCGGGAAAAGCCTGAGCAACCAGATCGAGGAGACATTACCTGAATGGCGAGACAAATTCTTGTCTTACAAGGAACTCAAAAAGCGTTTGAAGCTTATCAATCCTCCTGTTCCGGCTGTCGTCGATGATTCCACCAGGCCGGAGAAGCGCCGGAGATTCTCCGCCGGCGAAAACATGTCCGATGAGGAGATTGATTTTCTTAATTTGTTAGAAGATGAGCTCGAGAAATTTAACTCGTTTTTCGTGGAGAAGGAAGAAGAATACATCATTCGATTGAAg GATTTGCGGGATAGAGTAGCAAGTGCTAAAGATTGGAGTGAGGAGATGATAGATGTACGTAAGGAGATAGTTGATTTCCATGGCGAGATGGTGCTTTTGGAAAACTATAGTGCTCTTAACTATACAG GATTGGTTAAGATACTGAAGAAATACGATAAAAGGACCGGTGCTCTTCTTCGCTTGCCCTTTATCCAAAAGGTTGTGCAACAACCTTTCTTCACCACTGACTTGCTTTACAAGCTTGTGAAGGAGTGTGAAGCAATGTTAGACGGCCTCTTCCCCATGGCTGAACTGCCACCTTCATCCGAAATAGTTAACAAGGATGATACATTAACCCCTCTTCCTACCAAAAATGATGATACAGCCGGAATCGCTAAGGATCTCGCCGACATCGAGTATATGAAGAGTTTGTATATGAAGAGCACCATCTCAGCATTACGATCTTTGAAAGAGATTCGGAGTGGGAGCTCCACTGTCAGTGCTTTTTCTTTGCCACCTCTGCAAATCAGCGGAAGGGAAGATGCATGGATCCAAACCCCAGTTCTTCCACAAGAAGCGAAATAG
- the LOC141713650 gene encoding uncharacterized protein LOC141713650, which yields MNKKEVFKLAKGFRGRAKNCIRIARERVEKALQYSYRDRRNKKRDMRSLWIERINAGSRLHGVNYGNFMHGLMKENVQLNRKVLSELSMHEPYSFKALVDVSRSAFPGNKKAIPTPKKEGLQMLV from the exons atgaATAAGAAAGAAGTGTTCAAGTTAGCAAAAGGGTTTAGAGGGAGAGCCAAGAATTGTATAAGAATAGCTAGAGAGAGAGTTGAAAAGGCACTTCAGTATTCATATCGAGATCGTCGGAACAAGAAGCGTGATATGCGTTCTCTTTGGATTGAACGCATCAATGCTGGCTCTCGTTTACATGGA GTGAATTATGGTAACTTTATGCACGGGCTGATGAAGGAGAACGTCCAACTGAATAGGAAGGTACTGTCAGAACTATCTATGCATGAACCATATAGTTTCAAAGCCTTGGTTGATGTATCACGCTCAGCCTTTCCTGGAAACAAGAAAGCAATACCAACTCCAAAGAAAGAAGGCCTCCAGATGCTTGTTTAA
- the LOC141713649 gene encoding heme oxygenase 1, chloroplastic-like has product MASISSLSSSNLNLTKPQFISPKNLSTTFFSLKFTKPQFISPKNLSTTFFSLPKKTVTLKAGTLKIGTLNKMVIKAATTAAEKPKKRYPGENKGFVEEMRFVAMKLHTKDQAKEGEKESQDKPVAKWEPGVDGYLKFLVDSKLVYDTLEGIVDKADFPEYAEFRNTGLERSEGLAKDLKWFEEQGHAIPEPSSPGLEYAQKLEELSKTDPQAFICHFYNIYFAHSAGGRMIGRKVAEKILNGKELEFYKWEGELSQLLQNVREKLNRVAESWTREEKNHCLEETEKSFKYSGDILRLILSS; this is encoded by the exons ATGGCTTCAATCTCTTCACTTTCATCATCAAACCTCAATTTAACCAAACCCCAATTCATCTCTCCCAAGAATCTCTCTACCACCTTCTTCTCTCTCAAATTCACCAAACCCCAATTCATCTCTCCCAAGAATCTCTCTACCACTTTCTTTTCTCTCCCAAAAAAGACTGTAACTTTGAAGGCTGGGACTTTAAAGATTGGAACTTTGAACAAGATGGTGATAaaagcagcaacaacagcagctgAGAAGCCCAAGAAAAGGTATCCTGGAGAGAATAAAGGGTTTGTGGAGGAGATGAGATTTGTGGCCATGAAATTGCATACTAAAGATCAGGCTAAAGAGGGTGAGAAAGAGAGTCAAGATAAGCCTGTGGCTAAATGGGAACCTGGGGTTGATGGGTATTTGAAGTTCTTGGTGGATAGTAAGTTGGTTTATGATACTCTTGAGGGGATTGTTGATAAAGCTGATTTTCCTGAAT ATGCTGAATTCAGAAACACGGGATTGGAAAGGTCAGAGGGCCTGGCAAAAGATTTGAAATGGTTCGAGGAGCAAGGTCATGCAATTCCCGAGCCATCTTCACCAGGTCTCGAATATGCACAAAAACTTGAAGAATTATCTAAGACGGACCCTCAAGCATTCATTTGCCACTTTTACAACATCTACTTTGCCCACTCAGCTGGTGGTCGAATGATTGGAAGAAAG GTAGCTGAGAAGATACTCAACGGCAAAGAGTTGGAATTTTACAAATGGGAGGGTGAATTGTCCCAATTGTTGCAGAATGTTAGGGAGAAGTTGAACAGAGTTGCTGAA AGCTGGACTCGGGAGGAGAAGAACCATTGTTTGGAAGAAACTGAAAAATCATTCAAGTACTCTGGGGATATTCTCCGTCTCATATTGTCATCATAA
- the LOC141713651 gene encoding protein NRT1/ PTR FAMILY 6.2-like has product MEEKMSLTVPDAVDYKGNPADRSRTGGWVPAALVLGIEICERLSTMGIAVNLVTYLGEVMHLPSAASANIVTDFMGTCFLLSLLGGFLADSYLGRYKTIAVFAVIQTLGTGALALSTKLRKFRPPPCHSTDLNNCKQANEFQMGALYIALYLIALGTGGLKSSVSGFGTDQFDENNEKEKAQRAFFFNRFFFFISMGTLMAVTVLVYIQDEVDRSLGYGLCSVAMIVAILIFFSGSKRYRYKKSVGSPIVCIFQVIAAASSKRKLELPYNVNFLYEDSPEATRIHHTDQFHFLDKAAIVAEGDFDKSCPTSAPNPWKLCSVTRVEEVKMMARLLPIWATTIIFWTAYAQMITFSVQQASTMDRYIGNFQIPAGSLTVFFVAAILVTLAFNDRVIMPIWRKWKGKPGFSSLQSIAVGLIMSTVGMGVAALVEMKRLSVADDAGRNTPVLPISVFWLIPQFFLVGSGEAFIYTGQLDFFITQSPKGMKTMSTGLFLTTLSLGFFLSSFLVSVVKKVTGTSDGHGWLADNINFGRLDYFYGLLSILSVVNFVIYIICAMWYKPQKAKPVIEMDNMGKNIIADDKC; this is encoded by the exons ATG GAGGAGAAGATGAGTTTGACAGTTCCTGATGCTGTAGACTATAAGGGAAATCCTGCTGATAGGTCTAGAACTGGTGGTTGGGTGCCTGCTGCACTTGTGCTAG GTATTGAAATATGCGAGAGGCTTTCAACAATGGGAATAGCTGTAAACCTTGTGACATACTTGGGTGAAGTAATGCACCTTCCAAGTGCAGCTTCAGCCAATATTGTTACAGATTTTATGGGCACTTGTTTTCTTCTGTCTTTACTTGGAGGCTTTTTAGCCGATTCTTATCTTGGCAGATACAAGACCATCGCGGTCTTTGCAGTAATCCAGACACTG GGTACTGGTGCTCTAGCATTATCAACCAAACTGAGAAAATTTCGCCCACCACCTTGCCATTCTACTGATCTGAACAACTGCAAACAGGCAAATGAGTTCCAAATGGGAGCTCTATACATTGCTTTGTACTTGATTGCACTTGGGACTGGTGGACTAAAGTCCAGTGTTTCGGGATTTGGAACTGATCAATTTGATGAGAATAATGAGAAAGAAAAGGCCCAAAGGGCATTTTTCTTCAACAGGTTTTTCTTTTTTATTAGCATGGGAACTTTGATGGCAGTCACCGTTCTTGTATACATCCAAGATGAAGTGGATCGAAGCTTGGGATACGGTCTTTGTTCAGTCGCAATGATAGTAGCAATCCTTATATTTTTCTCAGGAAGTAAAAGATACAGGTATAAGAAGAGTGTTGGAAGTCCCATAGTCTGCATATTCCAAGTTATTGCAGCTGCTTCAAGTAAGAGGAAGTTAGAGCTTCCCTACAATGTTAATTTTTTATACGAGGATTCTCCCGAAGCTACCAGGATTCATCACACAGATCAGTTTCA TTTCTTGGATAAGGCTGCAATAGTTGCAGAGGGAGATTTTGATAAAAGTTGCCCTACTTCTGCTCCAAATCCATGGAAACTATGCTCAGTAACAAGGGTGGAAGAAGTGAAAATGATGGCGAGACTACTACCAATTTGGGCCACAACCATCATATTCTGGACTGCATATGCTCAAATGATAACCTTCTCGGTTCAGCAAGCATCCACCATGGATAGATATATAGGAAATTTCCAAATCCCAGCAGGCTCTCTTACCGTCTTCTTTGTTGCAGCCATCTTAGTTACGCTTGCATTCAATGACCGAGTCATCATGCCAATCTGGAGAAAATGGAAAGGAAAGCCAG GTTTCAGTAGTTTGCAAAGTATTGCAGTAGGCCTGATCATGTCCACAGTAGGAATGGGTGTAGCAGCACTAGTTGAGATGAAAAGATTGTCAGTTGCAGACGATGCAGGGCGCAACACTCCAGTCCTGCCAATAAGTGTGTTTTGGCTGATCCCGCAATTCTTTCTTGTAGGTTCTGGAGAAGCTTTCATATACACGGGTCAGCTTGATTTCTTCATAACTCAATCACCTAAAGGAATGAAAACAATGAGCACCGGGCTATTCCTCACCACACTCTCTCTCGGGTTTTTCTTGAGTAGTTTCTTGGTCTCAGTAGTGAAGAAGGTGACAGGAACTAGTGATGGACATGGATGGCTTGCTGATAACATAAATTTCGGAAGACTGGACTATTTCTACGGTCTCCTGTCTATACTTAGCGTGGTAAACTTTGTGATATACATTATATGTGCAATGTGGTACAAGCCACAGAAGGCTAAGCCTGTGATAGAGATGGATAACATGGGGAAGAATATCATTGCAGACGACAAGTGTTAG